One region of Nitrospira sp. genomic DNA includes:
- a CDS encoding LOG family protein, which yields MRYIVGVMGPAKARKKDVDNARVLGELIARREWVVLTGGRDVGVMDAACQGAKKVPGSLTIGVLPSARERVSKYVDLAIITEMGNARNNVNVMSSNVVVVCGLMGAGTVSEVALALKAGKPVILVGATPAEEKFFKKLGGRLIASVDSPEEAIGLMLKQFEQQQPDLVQGARSWGGV from the coding sequence ATGCGATACATTGTAGGAGTCATGGGGCCGGCCAAGGCCAGGAAAAAAGATGTCGACAATGCTCGCGTGTTGGGCGAATTGATTGCGCGACGCGAGTGGGTGGTGCTGACCGGCGGTCGTGACGTCGGCGTGATGGATGCCGCCTGTCAGGGCGCCAAGAAGGTTCCCGGCAGCCTGACGATCGGGGTGCTGCCTTCGGCTCGTGAACGTGTGTCCAAGTATGTCGATCTGGCCATCATCACCGAAATGGGCAATGCCCGCAACAACGTCAACGTCATGTCCAGCAATGTGGTGGTGGTCTGCGGGCTGATGGGGGCCGGCACCGTGTCGGAGGTGGCGCTTGCGCTCAAGGCGGGAAAGCCGGTGATTCTGGTCGGGGCCACGCCGGCCGAGGAGAAATTTTTCAAGAAACTCGGCGGGCGGCTCATCGCTTCCGTGGACAGTCCGGAAGAAGCCATCGGGCTCATGCTGAAGCAGTTCGAACAGCAGCAACCGGATCTTGTGCAGGGGGCGCGCTCCTGGGGCGGAGTCTGA
- a CDS encoding CoA-binding protein: MTGEGSQAWLARLIRECRTIAVVGLSSNPARPSYRVAAYMQQQGKVVVPVNPRESDVLGERAYPALSAVPGPVDMVNIFRRSEEAGAVVDEAILIKAKAVWLQEGVIDEAAAERARRAGLQVVMDRCWLKEHMRCVSEHGPDVRSANA, from the coding sequence ATGACAGGTGAGGGTTCGCAAGCGTGGCTCGCTCGACTGATCCGCGAATGCCGGACGATTGCCGTGGTGGGATTGTCGTCGAATCCGGCACGACCGTCCTACCGCGTGGCTGCCTACATGCAGCAGCAGGGCAAGGTGGTGGTTCCGGTCAATCCGCGAGAGTCGGACGTGTTGGGGGAGCGGGCTTATCCGGCCCTCTCTGCTGTGCCCGGTCCGGTCGATATGGTGAATATTTTCAGACGATCTGAAGAGGCGGGCGCGGTCGTCGATGAAGCCATCCTTATCAAGGCCAAGGCGGTCTGGCTCCAGGAGGGTGTGATCGACGAGGCGGCGGCTGAGCGTGCCCGCCGGGCCGGACTGCAGGTGGTGATGGATCGTTGCTGGCTGAAGGAGCATATGCGTTGCGTCAGCGAGCACGGCCCGGATGTCAGGTCGGCGAACGCATGA
- the msrA gene encoding peptide-methionine (S)-S-oxide reductase MsrA yields the protein MNIVIRRGMYTWLVLAMVLAGSLASVGQAAGPAGPAKAYFAGGCFWCMEEVFEKVPGVISVTSGYMGGRVEHPSYEQVSAGGTGHAESVEVVYDPAKVSYTALLDAFWHNVDPVTPNAQFCDHGSQYRAVIFYQGDEEKHLAEESKGAIEQSGRLPGRIVTELTLASTFYPAEDYHQDFYKKNPVRYKFYKYNCGRAQRLEDLWGAP from the coding sequence ATGAATATCGTGATACGCCGAGGCATGTATACGTGGCTGGTTCTGGCGATGGTGCTGGCAGGTTCACTGGCTTCGGTCGGGCAGGCCGCGGGTCCTGCCGGTCCGGCGAAAGCCTATTTTGCCGGAGGGTGTTTCTGGTGCATGGAGGAAGTGTTCGAGAAAGTGCCGGGCGTCATATCGGTGACCAGCGGATATATGGGCGGGCGGGTCGAACACCCCAGCTATGAGCAGGTCTCTGCCGGTGGAACGGGTCATGCCGAGTCGGTGGAGGTGGTCTACGATCCAGCCAAGGTCAGTTACACCGCCTTGCTCGACGCCTTTTGGCACAATGTGGACCCGGTCACGCCGAACGCACAGTTTTGCGACCATGGCAGCCAATACCGCGCGGTGATCTTTTACCAGGGCGACGAGGAGAAGCACCTGGCGGAGGAGTCAAAAGGCGCCATCGAGCAATCCGGGCGGCTCCCAGGGAGGATTGTTACGGAACTCACCCTGGCGTCGACGTTTTATCCGGCCGAGGACTATCACCAGGATTTTTATAAAAAGAATCCGGTCCGGTACAAATTCTACAAATATAACTGCGGGCGGGCGCAGCGACTGGAAGATCTCTGGGGGGCTCCATGA
- a CDS encoding LEA type 2 family protein, translating to MKRLIFCAGLIAALMLSGCASWFMKGEAPEVLVTNVTPLEASAFEQRLQVDLRIRNPNDFDLAVTGIDFRLDLNDNRLVRGLGNKELVVPRLSDSVTSVETSTSTLQVVRQLLSFSGDQPLTYHVTGVLYTKDGRLPFDSSGVLLEKGALSGSPAAP from the coding sequence ATGAAACGACTGATTTTCTGTGCGGGATTGATAGCGGCGCTGATGCTTTCCGGATGCGCCTCCTGGTTCATGAAAGGGGAGGCACCGGAAGTCCTGGTGACCAACGTCACGCCGCTCGAGGCAAGTGCCTTCGAACAGCGACTTCAGGTGGATCTTCGTATTCGGAACCCCAATGATTTCGATCTCGCCGTCACCGGCATCGACTTCCGGCTCGATCTGAATGATAACCGGTTGGTCCGTGGGCTCGGTAATAAGGAACTGGTCGTCCCCAGGCTGAGCGATTCCGTCACATCGGTCGAAACAAGTACCTCGACCTTACAGGTCGTCCGCCAGCTACTATCCTTCTCCGGCGACCAGCCGCTCACCTACCACGTCACAGGTGTGCTGTATACCAAGGACGGCCGCCTCCCCTTCGACAGTTCCGGTGTGCTGCTGGAAAAAGGCGCGCTATCCGGATCTCCCGCTGCTCCCTAA
- a CDS encoding methyltransferase domain-containing protein: MLKTDYVFHATQEARELERLQMLERIFDPSTQRRMLATGLTTGWHCLEVGAGAGSIVRWLEQRVGPSGKVVAVDTNPRFLRGSGSSTIEILQGDICDMELPPAAFDLVHARYVMIHIADYQTAFERMLRCVKPGGWVVIEEPDFQAARAVTGPDEARAAFGRVSDAIERMFTSLGMDHALGAKLPVLFRRHHLDQVTVEHEGHLSAGGDLIPQMMKLSAEQLQAKYVATGLVTESDIEQYGRLADDPDFWAIYYATVAVTGWWQPQCGGRTQG, translated from the coding sequence ATGCTGAAGACGGATTACGTGTTTCATGCCACTCAAGAGGCACGTGAATTGGAACGGTTGCAGATGCTGGAGCGGATCTTCGATCCGAGCACGCAACGACGCATGTTAGCCACCGGGTTGACGACCGGGTGGCACTGCCTGGAGGTGGGGGCGGGCGCCGGCTCCATCGTGCGTTGGTTGGAGCAGCGGGTCGGGCCATCCGGCAAGGTGGTCGCGGTCGACACGAACCCGAGGTTCCTGCGCGGGAGCGGCAGCTCGACCATCGAAATCCTGCAAGGGGATATCTGTGACATGGAACTTCCGCCCGCCGCGTTCGATCTGGTGCACGCGCGGTATGTGATGATTCATATCGCGGACTATCAGACGGCGTTCGAGCGGATGCTGCGGTGCGTCAAACCGGGCGGCTGGGTCGTGATCGAAGAACCGGATTTTCAAGCGGCTCGCGCCGTGACCGGACCGGACGAGGCGCGGGCGGCATTCGGGCGAGTGAGCGATGCGATCGAACGGATGTTCACGTCCCTCGGGATGGACCATGCGTTAGGTGCGAAGTTGCCCGTGTTGTTCCGGCGCCACCACCTGGACCAGGTGACGGTGGAACACGAGGGGCATTTATCCGCCGGCGGCGACCTGATTCCGCAGATGATGAAATTGTCTGCCGAGCAGCTTCAAGCGAAGTATGTGGCGACAGGGCTAGTGACCGAGTCCGATATTGAGCAGTATGGGAGGCTTGCCGACGATCCGGACTTCTGGGCCATTTATTACGCGACGGTAGCGGTGACCGGCTGGTGGCAGCCGCAATGCGGCGGGCGAACCCAAGGATAG